The window ttaatacctGCGATGGTTTCTAAGACCTTGGCTTCGACATTTTCAAGCTCCAAGACGGACTCCAGGACGGTCTCGACCTTCGGGTCATTCAGTTTGGCACGGGCTTCGAATTCATACAACAGAAGCAGCGTGTCTGTGCAGTTCATCGGGGGGTTACCTGTAAAAGCAAGAAGTTTAGAATAAATGATTTAACATACAAAGAGCCAGCgatcccgtgtgtgtgtgtgtgtgtgtgtgtgtgttacacatAAAACCTGACGCCTTCAGGGTTTTCCACACCTCCCAACACATCTGAATGTGCTCCAGAGCCCGAGTGAGCTCCTCCGTCTGAACCGAACAGAAACGAAAGATCAAACGTTCTGGATTCGTTGTCGCCATCTAGTGTTCACTTCCTCTTCAAACGCAGAGGGATTATCATAAAACGCCAACGACGCACCTGGTCGGAGAGAGGAGACTTCCTGCAGTGCTCCAgagaggcggcggcggccatcAGCAGGCACGTCTCCTGGctcaccagcagagggcgatcaGGAGGGCACAGCGCGGAGAGCTACGGGTTCGAGTGAACGTACGTGTATGACAAAAGAGACGCTAACGCAGGCGCCTGAAGACACGATTCAACGGAGCTAAGCTACGGACGTTACTGCTTCGTTTTCGGGGGCCTCGACTGGCAGCTGGCGCGTGTTTCCATGCTGCATGTTTTAGTGGCAGTGTGCGCGCCTTAAAACCCACAAATGTATtcaggaagaaaagaaatgatcGTGTGATTAGAAGCGTTGTTTTTAGGCATGTCAGTCGCTGGTGAACCCACAGATTTATTCACCTCACAATGCTAACAGCACGTACCCGGTAAGAGAGCACAAAGAAATCCCTCATCCTGACGGGGCAGCTCTCACACTGGAGGGCAGAGTTCCAGGCTGTAACAACAAGAACACACAtgagcgcacacaaacacacacgcgcacgcacacacacacgcacacacacacatgcatgcatgcacgcagACTAAAAGCAAAAGGCGGCAGCATTTCAGCGAGGCGTTCTGCATCTTGACTGCGGTGACGAGAGGTTTTTGGTTTCCGTACCAATCTTCCTGAACCAGTTGGCTTCTTCTGCGCGCCGCTCGACAGACGTGCACGACTGGCGTGAGACTTTCTGCAGAGCTGGCAGACAGAAAGGTCACGATGGACGCCggacgctgcagctgcagcagagacgttTCGCAAGAATGTAACGCGAGCTTGGGTCGCAGCTTCACGTACCTGTCTTTAGATACGGCATCAGGACCTCCAGATTCACGGtcctacaaaaacaaatgtttcgcGTGTGTCGAGAGGAGCCTCAATAACGCCGCCACTCGAGTAGCTACCGTCCCGTCAGCTTACCGCACGCCATCGCTCGATCGGTCCACTACGGTGAGAGTAAGTCGAACCAAACATCTGTAAAAAGACAAAGGAAGACGCTGCATTTGACCTCCTTTATTTCACCTCCTAACACTTTCAGTAAATAAAATCTACTGTCTGAATATTCGGTAGTTTATTCGTCACAGACCTGAGAGCAGAGAGAACCTGAGTGTCGTCTTGGGACGTTTCGCACAAACCCTCCAGCGCCTTTATGGCCGTTTCCTGCTGTTCATTCTGTCACAGGGGAACAAGCGTCATCATCAACCGCACCACGATCCCCAGGAGTTCCACTGAGACCTACACTCGGACTCACTGTGTTGTTTACACCACATGGTGTATCCGCGGACCAGTTTACCCCCaaaccaaaagaaaagcagattcCACTTTGTGGTGgtggaataaatgaacaaaaatagaTTGGAACGTGTTTAAACATTTGAGGATTCATGAAAACTAAGTGCAATTCATTTCTAATGAGGTACGGTTTTAAATTTTAAGTAGTGATGCGTCTCCTCATCCGGATGGCTGATACTGATCTCCGTGCAGCAATGAATACAGGAAATACTATGATTGTTTCGTTTAAACTCCTCAGACGATGGTATATATCCTTGCTTTTGTACTTTTGAAGCACAAATTGAAGACTTTCCTTGTCCTGATCTGGTCACCAACACTAATACTAATAGCCTCAAGCAAGTTTCGGATCACCACGTGAGCGTTTGTTGATTATGGCTGAGTTGAGTCCATTATTGTCCTACCTGCAGAGCAATCTGAGCAGCCAGGCCGAGCAGATTGGAAGCAGCGTTCTCAGATACCAGTAGTCTGTCTTCACTCGTGACGGGACTCCTGGACAGACGTCCGATCGCATTCACCGCCTCTACAGCTGGATGAAATAGACAGAACATTTTCTACTACATTGCTGTCCCTGCATGCTTTTACTCTGACTTTCCATGAAGCAAATACCTTTGTCCACATTGCCTTCCAGGACGGCGATCTTATAAACACTGAACTGAGTGAAAATACTCTCGGGGTCGCATCTCTCTGCTTCTTTAATGGCTTCTTTGGCCTGAGGAACAAACATATTTACATAAACGCAAACATGCTGCTCTTGCAGAGACTGTTGGGCGTTCCTGAGCGTATTGTGGGTGGGGATGTAGACACAGGGCAACACATTCCTTCCTTCCCAGGCTTGCTCCTGTGGCTCACGTCTCACCTTTTCCAGCTGTTTAAGttgcaggaaacaggaagttcgATTCCTCTGCAGTTTGGCTAAGTTGGGCTCCGTTTGACCTGACTTGAAGAAGCCCATGGAGTAGTTATACcactgcagagctgcagaataGTCCTTGGCCTGTGAAGGAAGAAGAGCATTAGCTTAATAAAACTCTTCATTGTACCAATGGTcaaatacacacagatacaATGTACTGTCCATGGATATAGCAGACAGGCAGCCTACTTGCTATAAGGCGATAGTACAATAAGGAATAAGGAGGTTGTCTTAATATACCTCAAAGTGCTTGTGTGCTTTATCCCACAGAATGGTGTGTAGATGCGCGAGGGCCTGTGGAGAAAGCTGCTTTCCTGTATAATGGCCTGTGTGGGTATGACATTACAACATTAACCCTCGTACTAATACAGGGGCACACGGAGAGTACACAGCTTGCACTGCGagaaaaacactttaaataagGTCATACGTATTTGTTTATATCTGGAATGCAGAAACAAGCTACCGCTGATGATGTCTTCTATTTTCTGTTTGCCCAACAGCTCCTTgcctttctgcagcagcagctcgacgTGCAAAACGAGCGCCGTTCCCAGGTCGGGGGACGACTCAAAGTGCTGACACGCATATTTCAAATAGTCAAATGCCAGCACATCCCTGGAAAAACCATAACAGATATTATCCAAAGGTTAGTGGTGCGTATCAGGACAACGCTCTAAAGAAAAACGCATgaagtttttgttgttttgtttttacctaTCTTCAGACATGAGCAGAGTCACTGCACTGAGACACACTTCAAGTGAAACtttggcttccagcagctcatTGAGGCCTGAAAACAGTTGCTTTAAGGTTTTCATATAACTGCTCGTCCACCCACAGGTACACGTTAGCATGAATGCGGTCTGGCAATGACTGACCTGCTCTGATATGATCGTCAGAAGCCCCACATCTGAGGAGTATTGTGATCTTCAGGTACAGCCCAGAGGTGCTCGCACATTCCTGCTCAGTGCAGGGTTCCGTTGAGTACAGCGCAGCTAAGAGTATTCGTGTGTATATTCTTCGCATTTTGTAAATCGTTTCTCGTATATCCCACCTTGTTGGCTAAGCTGACAGCATTAAGAGCTTTCTCCTGAAACCCCTGACAATCCCACTCAAAATAAACGGTGGCAAGGAGCCTCAGAACTTTGGCCTAATGTGACGCAAATTGAGgacagttaaaaaataataataataattgtgaaTTGAATTTGTAACCTCTGCTTGAACTGAACATCGCACGGTCATACCTGGACTTCAGCTCCAGGTGCatatttcacattcattttcCCAATGTCGTAGCTTtggctaaaaacaaaaaagacaaagtcTTTCCTTCGGAGCCGTTTCTCAGAACCTTCCCACAGAAATGAAACTTCATATTTACCTCACCCAAAATGCACTTTCCTCAAACTTTTTTGCGCTGTACATGTCCACTCCAAAGTTATAGCACATAAGGGAGAGGTATGCCGTCTGCaacggaggaaaaaaaagaatccggTTAGTGGGCCTACAGGTTAATAGCATTATGTACTTTAAATATCATAAACTATGCAGTAAATACAGAGCGCTTTCATACATCCTTCGGTAGCCGCGGCAGTATGTCTTTGCAGCGCTGCATGTAGGCCACAGCCTCCTGGTTCTTCCCTTGGCTTATGGCCTGTGAAAAGACATTCGGACTCCCGGTAAGATGTCAGCAAACAGAATGAGATTTACCTCCTCTCATTGTTTCTCAGCTCGCATTTTAGCTGGCTCACACTTCACACTGTAAGTTTGTCAGAATAGCACTTTCTCAGCTGCCAGATATAACAAGAACAAATGTTCACATCGAAGGCGTGGCGCACCACATGCACCACGGCTCACCGATTCTGCCTGGAATGAGAGGATCCTGAGGAGATCCTTTTCTACATCACCCTTGGCTGAAGAGATGTCAGCTGCTGTGTCGCTTCTAGATGTCAGTTGGCTATAGAGGGTCTCCAGGCTCTTTGGATATTGTATgttgaattattgaataaagaACAATtcgttttttaaaaaaacaacaacaatagaaaTCTCACTCTGCTTGAGTGTTCCTATTTTCTTCACCTTGACAGCAAGTTTAAAGAAGTTATCTGCCATCTGGGGATTCTTACAATCCAGCCAGGTTCTTCCCGATTTGCTGGCCATCTGCAAATATGACACACTGAGACTTTGTCCTCCTTAAATTGTTGATTAATCAAAGACGTCTTCAGCGTCTCTTACCAGGACTTGCTTGCGGATGATGCCCTCTGTTGGACGCTCGGGCTCACAGCAGTACAGCAGACTGCATGCGACATGGCGTGCTGAAAGGACGATGAAAACAACCGTGACTGTCCCTGTTGCGTCCATTTGTCAGATAAATGATCGATATGAATGCTGAAGCTTAAAGGAAACCTTTGGCTTTCTGAGTCTGAGTTATGGTTGTGCTCGTGTTCCTAGTAACTGCCCAGTTCCACAGGTGGACAGCGCACTCCTCCagctgggatgggggggggggggggtggggggagacaACCGGGACAAATTCTACAAACTGATTCACCCCGTAAAAGACGATGTAAACCGACTCACTTtgaaagttaaaaacaaaattgcaaaatagcacaaaaacatttatggTGCTATATATTTCAATTAAAGAGGCTAAAGATATGTGTATAAATAAACGTTGtttcttgctttttttatttagtgtAGGAATTAAAGCCCAACTCTACCTGCGGATCAGGTATTTTGACGTCCTCCAGGACAGAGACTTCAGAGAAGAGTTTTTCAATAACCTCATCATAGTCTGCCggctgtttctgcagcagcagctccgtgAGACCTGTTTATGGATGAAAGAATATCGACACGTATAGTTTATATTACAGAATACATTCATTTATATATCTCAATTGTTCATATGCCATATTACAAAAATATTACATCAAAATTGGCTAATAATCTGTCAAATGCAAAAACTATACAAACTTGGTCTGCACCAATTAATGTCCGCATTATTACGTTATTAATGTATAATACAACGCAGTGGTGTCAAGAAGGCTTACAAGTTACaataataataccaataaataatatattctcATATATTTGTTCAAATTCcacttttatatattttggtTACGTAAATCGAAAGTGCGTCACGCATCAAACTAGCTAAATCAGCCAGTTAGCATTACATTAGCTCACAATAGCTCGTTAGCTAATAGCTTCCACGAGCTAATTAGCATTCGCTAATAGCTGAAACCGGGAACTTAGTTAACTTTAGAATGGCTGCAATTTGTTGTCAAAACGGTTTCAAAAAACAATGCTTGGTATAGAAACATCAGTTATATAACGTGAAAGCGATTTTTACTCACATTCCACAGTAGAAACAAACGGATCCATGTTTTATGACCCGAGGCCAGCAGGTAAAGCTCCTGTAAAATGACGCAGCCTCAGGTTTCCGGTTTCAGGTTTCAGGTTTCAGGTTCGGATTGTGATGATGGTCAAATATATGGATTTAtattaatgacattaaaaaaaagtatcagaGTCATATCAAAACCTGACAGCTGGGATATAAGGATGAAATATTGTGCTATTGtcatgaaatacaaatattttaagttaaaataagtttatttgtttttagggGGAAGAgagtttttgtctttcatttgagCTCAGTGCGAGTCAGACTTTGGCTTTTTCCTGGTTACCAAAGAGACTTTATGTTTACGACCAGTTATGGGTTTTTGGTGGCTTGCTCAATGGCACATCGGCAGGTAGCCTGGTCCCTCTCCAGCCCTCAGCTGGGCGGGGACTAGAACCAGTGACCCTGAGGCTCTCAACCCAAGTCCAACCGGCTGAGCTACTGATTATCAGTTTAACATATTTCTTATTTGCCTTTTCGAGACATTTCACCGCTGAGACGAGGATATTGAAGATGAAAGGTTTAGAAACAATTCTTTATATTGGCCACAACATTTTAATCGATTGGTCTCCAGATCTTTGTCGTGTTCCTCGTGTGGATTTCACTCCATGACTCTGCCTGGTCGAATCATCATTTATAATGATTTAATTAACAGTGTGGACTTTAAACCTctatgaaattattttatttgactggTTACAGTCATAGAACAACTGCAGCAATCAATCCACTTCCTGCGTGTCTACTTGCTCATTTAACTTTTGTACCGTTGCTTTCAAAAGGTGGTATAGAAATAAAGTTATTATATTATTCTGATTAAGAGTTTGTTGTTGTAGAAGCGCTGTAGAAACAGCTCTCCTCCCCATAGTGTGCCTTGAACACCaggttctaaaataaaacccttTAAGTCCTCTCCTCTCAGCGAGACATTTCCACCAATTGTTTGTCGGGAGACTTCTCGGCCCAACGGGAAAGTTTCCTTTGTTGCCGTTGACAAGACGGTTTCTTACAAACCTCGCCTCTGTCGTCAAAAAACATCGAGCAAATTAACActtttagattttcttttttaagaggggccacattttcttttctacgCTGGCTTCAACCGCACAAGGAAAACATGTGACTGTCATGGAAGAATGACATTGATCAAGCTTCGCCGTTTATACGTCACGTTTGAGGAACCGTCTCAGAGACGGCGGCCTCGCTGTCCGTGACGCAAGCGGAAAGATGAGGGCAGGATGCTCTTATTTACCGAGCCGTGCTGCTTCCATGACCTGCAGCAAAGGAGTGATTATTGTACCGATAAAAGAAAACAGTCTGGATCACATCCACACGCCACAGGGTCCAGCAGGACAAAAGAGGACTATTTACAGTCATATATAAAGAAATGCATCCTGTTTGTCCCGCTGAAAGTAGATCCACTGAAAGTAGATCCAGCAAATGTAGTCTAAAGACTCGGGAGGACGGATTGAAACTGCTATCACAATGGTTGTAATGATTTTTTACTCTTTGCTTTCTTGAACCTTGAATAACTTGcggcgacctttgacctgtgtAGGTTCACCTTATCAGGTTAATGAGCTATTCCACTTTAAACTTATAGCTGAATCTGTTTTAGAGCGGCGTTTTCCCACCAGACATAATGTAATCTGATGCATATTATCGTGTTTATTACAAGTACAGTGATCAGTTTAATGACCTCTGACATAAATCAAAGaaaggagccccccccacccctcacccTCACCCGCCCCCCCATAACAGAAAAGTGACGTTTGCGcgtccttccttcctctgctgctccataAAAGCGTTTCACGGACGCGGATAAAGGGAGGAGAAGTTGTCCACGGCGCTCCGATTGTTCTTTTACGCGCTACACTAAACGGCTACAGACTGATACACCACTCATTCGGGttttttttcatcttaaattacatttgatgAGACtctagttattttttttattattattcccgGAGAGCACCGCACCTGACCCGCGGATACGCGCACCACACCGACTCCTCGTTGCGGGATCGGGagttggacccccccccagctgcgCAGGAGAGCTCCCCTGCCAAACGCGTCATGGGATACCGGAGAATCACTGCCGCTTTTTGAACGCGTACCTgtgggggcggcgggggggttGGGATTACAACGCGATCTGGCGAAGAGAAAATATAGACTTCTTTATTTTGACACTGTTAGGAGAAACTGGATTTCTAAGCCTCTACaggaactttttattttatttttattttgaacacgCGGCTTGGAGTTCGCTGAAGAGTTGGCAAGATGGTCCCATCCGACTACTTTAAACTGGTCGTTTTCATCTCATGTTGTTCATCGCTCACTGGTAAGAAATCATTTTACGATGAAAAAACAATGTGTGCTTGAAGTGGAATTTTATGTATGGAGAAAATCCGACTTTAAACATCCCACCTTTGCACAGTTTTCAGCCAATGGTTCCATGTTTCTTTTAAATACATTCAGTAGAAGGAGAAATGCaatttcttcatttttaatcatgttaATAATTATAATCTACTTGCTTGTAGTTCTAATGAGttagattacttttttttttatttagttgtcTTTTGCCTTCACCTTTTTGgaagattttattattatgtttggaaatgacatttaatttatGTACTGGTCAGTGAGATTGTAATTCTCACTCTGGCCACTAGAGGTAGCCTCGTTCCGTTGTATTTCGGTGGTTATTGACAAGTTAGTAAAACATATTGGCGCTGACAGGTAGCTTAAAGAGGATGTGCAGACATTTATGTTATATAGTTATAAACCGCATTTTACTTCTGAAATGTCGAGTTGGATGATTTGGGTTTGTTTTCTTGGATATTCGGAGGATGCTTCCAATGAATCTATTATTATttaagcgcccccccccccccagcaattTTTATCTGTTTGGGTAGGAGCGTACGTCTTTCTTCTGACAGCCGAGTCAACTTCATTGtctccagaaaaaaaacaacaggacAAAGCATGAGAGGTGGATCTTCCTCCACCTTGTGCCAGGGCTGATGTGCCACAGAGATACTTAAGCTCCCCCCAAAAAGGGCCCATCCAAACAAAGGAAATACTGTTCATgtccaccccctcctcctcctccacacaaacacactcgtaCACTTTCAGCCGATGGAGCTTTGTCTGTGATGTTTTTATGCCGACTTCCTTCACTGGTCACCACACAAAGCGTGGGAAAGACAGAAGGAGGAAGCTGACGTCGGGACAAGAGGCAGCCTGGAATTGTTCAAGTAGTAAAGGTCAAGGAAATGAGACGTGCTACCTGTGCAGCAACGATCATCTGCCTTGCCTCGCCTTCAGAAATGAGTGTATTGTTTAATTGTACAGTTTTAAGCTGTCTTGGGTTTCGCTGCGAAGGGATGATTGAAAGATGCGGTGATTGAATTTCTTCTCTTGTGGTCTACGCGCTGCCACATTAGTCAAATGTCTCTTTTTCCGGAGGGTTTTTGAAAACATCTTTCTTGCAGAGTGAGTTGATATTGTGCCTAATTTGTTTTGGagccatttcccccccccttttcctgcTGGGACACTTGAGATGGAGTGGAAAATGGGAGCGACGAGAGGTCAATTGAGACCAGTGGGAGCTCGTCGCTCACTGGCAGTGCGTCTGCGTGCACGCAGGCGGTGCAGGAAAAACACACTCACCTGCATTGGGAGGCTTAACAACAAAGCAGAAACATTCCTTTACCCAGGGATGTTTAACTTACAAACACTGTTCTTAAGGGATGATTGCAGCATCTGCTTCATGCTATACTTTAATCCAGCAATATATTTTCTTTGAACCTGGCATGagatttctgtttgtctctttgttttaaTAATAGCATTATGGAAAATTCATCTTTTGTGTTTACTAATTTGGTCTCACATGCAGGTGATTCTTGTTTTTTGGGGGCTGTACTAAACCGTGTATAACCTAGAATGGCCTCCCATCATGAGCAATCAACTGAGAGGCATATTTGTCTCGAAATCTCCAAAGCCTAGTATATAAAactaacatttttaaaaaaaaggcgcCCTCTTTAACTGTTGTCTTAACCTTGCAGGTGTCAAAGTGGAAGGGTTTCAGAGGGTTTTAGTGGAAGGGAAAACTTGAGGACACACAGTCCCGTGTGATATTCACACTGCTCCTTATTTTGGAGGGCGAGTTGGGGTTTCAATGGGCTGTAATGCTTGGGAATTTGAACTCACTTTAAAATGTCCCCGGCGTGAAAAATGTCTAAAAATTGACACACCTTAAGGAAAAACACAATTCCCAGGATTTGTCTCGGAATATAACCGTCGCTTCATCATCCCAAGCATTGGCTCGAGTTGAAATTCGTTTATTTCAGCTCAGTATTCCGTCTCCTCCATGTAACCAAATGGAATATTTTACCACACTTTTGCAACTGGACTGAACTTTCACACAAGCAGAACACAAATTCCTCCACTGTAATTGTGAACACTGGAGCCCcgggggttgtgtgtgtgtgtgtgtgtgtgtgtgtgtgtgtgtgtgtccgttcaCATTGCACTGCGATCCCAGACATGGAGTGAAGTCTGTTGTGAATTATGCAGACAGCACCGCCATCATTGACAGGTGACAAATCAGAAGTGACAGTTCAGAGTTCATATCCGTATGAAGTCTACGCCTTAGAAAAGCGAAGCAGACGTCAGCGGAGGGAGGGAAGCCGAGGGCCTGTCATAATCATCACTCATCGCCCACCCGGGTAGAAAAAGCTCCGCAACATCTGCACCTCTTCAGACAACTGAAGCAGGAACTATTCACCATGCTGGGTATTATTAACGTCTACAGAAGAGAAATAGAAAGTATCCCAACTGGAAAGCTCGCAAAACAGCACATTTCATCCTGGCGTAAGGGTGAATGGAGTTGTGTTCACACCAGCTGTGCTGCGTAATTACAATCTTAAATCCAGCTGGACTGTACTACTGAGACGATACAATGCCATCCAGAATTATAGATCAACAccaataaatgcaataaaagcaaTTCTGATCATGTATTAGACCTTTAATTTTACTACCTGCCGGTACGCAGTGGCTCTGAGCTTTACCTTAAAGAGGCTGCATTaccagaaaacattttattcgtTAATGTCAGAATATTTTATCACATCATTGGCTTTTATTATCGCTTTAGAGAACTACCGCACTGTTGGTGTGTCTTGAGTCATCCATTCCAGCTCCAacgtagcagcagcagtacttCTAAAACGAATCAGTTCATGCGATGCATtcacatttcatatttaaactgcattttttGGGCCACAATTCACAACCGTGTAGAGTTAATTGTAGAATCCAGAGCTGTTGGAATTCTTAATCTTTCGTCTGTAGTGAACCTATGAGCAGCATTTTCCAAATGCCTGTCCTGTGCACTTCCCGTCATTAAGGGAACAGGACATCCAAACATGATCTGAGTCTAACCGTAACTTGGCCCTGCACCAATAATCGGTGTGCTGCTGTGCGACGGGCTCGATGTTCCGTAATCAGTTGAATGAGAAGGAATGCAGCACACAGCTGTTAGCGGGGTGAGAGGGGTTAGGGGTGTTGGGACGCCTGCTGAGGTCAACATCAGGCAGGCACTGGGGCAGGAGGGAGATTTTAGGGTGTGGACGTAGAGATATGTCAGTGGTACTTTATAAGTcactgtagatccctgctgtaagATAATATACAAATCACAAATGGCTGTTTTCTTtaagtgttttctgttgttgctATGTGTGCAAGCATTCTTTCcatgtgctttttctttttctcagtcaTTGCACAGTAAGTCCAATCACTGCCGTGTTTAACATATGTGTTCGGGAAATATGTCTTTGAAACAGATCTCGGGAGTCTCATTCTGCCTGGATGATCATTTACAAAGTTCTCTCCATTCAGAAAAACCCAAACAAGAACATTGTTCGGTAAATCTGAAGAACCCACAACGGACGGTTTACTCAGTTGTGACTTATTGCGTTTTTGTAATCAAGCCGTGA of the Brachionichthys hirsutus isolate HB-005 chromosome 6, CSIRO-AGI_Bhir_v1, whole genome shotgun sequence genome contains:
- the tex11 gene encoding testis-expressed protein 11 translates to MDPFVSTVECLTELLLQKQPADYDEVIEKLFSEVSVLEDVKIPDPQLEECAVHLWNWAVTRNTSTTITQTQKAKARHVACSLLYCCEPERPTEGIIRKQVLMASKSGRTWLDCKNPQMADNFFKLAVKSLETLYSQLTSRSDTAADISSAKGDVEKDLLRILSFQAESAISQGKNQEAVAYMQRCKDILPRLPKDTAYLSLMCYNFGVDMYSAKKFEESAFWVSQSYDIGKMNVKYAPGAEVQAKVLRLLATVYFEWDCQGFQEKALNAVSLANKECASTSGLYLKITILLRCGASDDHIRAGLNELLEAKVSLEVCLSAVTLLMSEDRDVLAFDYLKYACQHFESSPDLGTALVLHVELLLQKGKELLGKQKIEDIISGHYTGKQLSPQALAHLHTILWDKAHKHFEAKDYSAALQWYNYSMGFFKSGQTEPNLAKLQRNRTSCFLQLKQLEKAKEAIKEAERCDPESIFTQFSVYKIAVLEGNVDKAVEAVNAIGRLSRSPVTSEDRLLVSENAASNLLGLAAQIALQNEQQETAIKALEGLCETSQDDTQVLSALRCLVRLTLTVVDRSSDGVRTVNLEVLMPYLKTALQKVSRQSCTSVERRAEEANWFRKIAWNSALQCESCPVRMRDFFVLSYRLSALCPPDRPLLVSQETCLLMAAAASLEHCRKSPLSDQTEELTRALEHIQMCWEVWKTLKASGNPPMNCTDTLLLLYEFEARAKLNDPKVETVLESVLELENVEAKVLETIAALAMEPPAHFPLLCKKALRVALALHKKQPQADPSHCSKCVHSLIKLSLPSGVTEVGAPVLEEVWDYYEEALSIISAAPADFPEMEILWLLTRAWNTGILLYSLTQYPKAEKWCGLAMSFIRHLGPLQESYEKQMSGLYSEILDRLDKANTLIIEK